One window from the genome of Trabulsiella odontotermitis encodes:
- the dcuB gene encoding anaerobic C4-dicarboxylate transporter DcuB, whose protein sequence is MLFSIQLLIILICLFYGARKGGIALGLLGGIGLVILVFVFHLEPGKPPVDVMLVIIAVVAASATLQASGGLDVMLQIAERLLRRNPKYVSIVAPFVTCTLTILCGTGHVVYTILPIIYDVAIKNNIRPERPMAASSIGAQMGIIASPVSVAVVSLVAMLGNVTFEGKHLEFLDLLAITIPSTLLGILAIGVFSWFRGKDLDKDEDFQKFISVPENHHYVYGDTATLLDKKLPKSNWLAMWIFLGAIAVVSILGAFSELRPSFGGKSLSMVLVIQMFMLLTGALIIILTKTNPASISKNEVFRSGMIAIVAVYGIAWMAETMFGAHMKEIQGVLGEMVKEYPWAYAIVLLLVSKFVNSQAAALAAIVPVALAIGVDPAYIVASAPACYGYYILPTYPSDLAAIQFDRSGTTRIGRFVINHSFILPGLIGVSVSCVFGWIFAAMYGFL, encoded by the coding sequence ATGCTATTTAGTATACAACTTCTCATAATATTAATATGTTTGTTTTATGGCGCCAGGAAAGGCGGTATCGCACTGGGTTTGTTAGGCGGTATCGGCCTGGTCATTCTGGTATTCGTTTTCCATCTCGAACCAGGTAAACCGCCTGTTGATGTCATGCTGGTGATCATCGCCGTGGTCGCCGCGTCGGCAACCTTGCAGGCGTCAGGGGGTCTGGATGTGATGTTGCAGATCGCCGAAAGACTGCTGCGTCGCAACCCGAAATACGTTTCCATCGTCGCGCCGTTCGTGACCTGTACCCTGACTATCCTCTGCGGTACCGGACACGTGGTCTATACCATCCTGCCGATCATTTACGATGTGGCGATCAAAAACAACATTCGCCCGGAACGCCCAATGGCCGCCAGCTCTATCGGTGCGCAGATGGGGATTATCGCCAGCCCGGTTTCCGTTGCGGTGGTTTCTCTGGTCGCCATGCTGGGTAACGTGACGTTTGAAGGCAAGCATCTTGAGTTCCTTGACCTGCTTGCTATCACTATTCCGTCCACGCTGCTGGGTATCCTGGCAATCGGTGTTTTCAGCTGGTTCCGTGGTAAAGATCTGGATAAAGACGAAGATTTCCAGAAGTTCATCTCTGTGCCGGAAAACCATCACTATGTGTATGGTGACACCGCTACGCTGCTGGACAAAAAATTGCCGAAAAGCAACTGGCTGGCAATGTGGATCTTCCTCGGCGCCATTGCGGTAGTTTCTATCCTCGGTGCTTTCTCTGAACTGCGTCCTTCTTTTGGCGGCAAATCGCTGTCCATGGTGCTGGTCATCCAGATGTTCATGCTGTTGACCGGGGCGCTGATTATCATCCTGACGAAAACCAATCCCGCGTCGATTTCCAAAAACGAAGTATTCCGTTCAGGGATGATCGCGATTGTGGCGGTGTACGGTATCGCCTGGATGGCAGAAACCATGTTCGGTGCGCACATGAAAGAAATCCAGGGCGTACTGGGTGAAATGGTGAAAGAGTATCCGTGGGCCTACGCGATTGTGCTGCTGCTGGTGTCCAAGTTTGTTAACTCTCAGGCGGCTGCTCTGGCGGCGATTGTTCCGGTCGCACTGGCTATCGGCGTTGATCCGGCGTACATCGTGGCGTCTGCCCCGGCGTGCTACGGCTACTACATTCTGCCGACTTACCCAAGCGATCTGGCGGCGATTCAGTTCGACCGTTCCGGAACCACCCGCATTGGGCGCTTTGTCATTAACCATAGCTTCATTCTGCCGGGTCTGATTGGCGTCAGCGTATCCTGCGTCTTTGGCTGGATCTTTGCTGCCATGTACGGATTCCTGTAA
- the tusE gene encoding sulfurtransferase TusE — MFIFDGREIETDSEGYLKDTTLWSEPMAAAIAENEGIALSPEHWEVVRFVREFYLEFNTSPAIRMLVKAMANKFGEEKGNSRYLYRLFPKGPAKQATKIAGLPKPVKCI; from the coding sequence ATGTTTATTTTTGACGGCAGAGAAATTGAGACCGATAGCGAAGGCTATCTGAAAGACACCACGCTGTGGAGCGAGCCGATGGCGGCAGCGATTGCCGAAAACGAAGGTATCGCCCTCTCCCCGGAGCACTGGGAAGTGGTGCGTTTTGTGCGCGAGTTTTACCTCGAATTCAATACTTCACCCGCCATTCGCATGCTGGTGAAGGCGATGGCCAATAAGTTTGGTGAAGAGAAAGGCAACAGCCGCTATCTGTATCGTCTGTTCCCGAAAGGCCCGGCAAAGCAGGCGACCAAAATCGCCGGTCTGCCAAAGCCGGTGAAATGCATTTAG
- the yccA gene encoding FtsH protease modulator YccA gives MDRIITSSRDRSSLLSTHKVLRNTYFLLSLTLAFSAITATASTVLMLPSPGLILTLVGMYGLMFLTYKLANKPSGILAAFAFTGFLGYILGPILNAYLSAGMGDVIGMALGGTALVFFCCSAYVLTTRKDMSFLGGMLMAGIVVVLIGMVANIFLQLPALHLAISAVFILISSGAILFETSNIIRGGETNYIRATVSLYVSLYNIFVSLLSILGFASRD, from the coding sequence ATGGATCGTATAATTACCTCGTCACGCGATCGTTCATCGCTGCTGAGTACGCATAAAGTTCTGCGTAATACCTATTTTCTTCTCAGCCTGACGCTGGCATTTTCTGCCATCACGGCAACGGCCAGCACCGTGCTGATGCTGCCATCGCCGGGGCTGATCCTGACGCTGGTTGGCATGTATGGTTTGATGTTCCTGACCTATAAGCTGGCGAACAAACCCAGCGGCATTCTGGCGGCTTTCGCGTTTACTGGCTTCCTGGGCTACATCCTCGGCCCGATCCTTAACGCGTATCTCTCTGCCGGAATGGGCGATGTCATCGGCATGGCGCTTGGCGGCACCGCGCTGGTGTTCTTCTGCTGCTCGGCTTACGTGCTGACCACCCGCAAAGACATGTCCTTCCTCGGTGGGATGCTGATGGCGGGTATCGTGGTAGTGCTGATTGGCATGGTGGCGAATATCTTCCTGCAACTGCCAGCGCTGCATCTGGCGATTAGCGCGGTATTCATCCTGATCTCTTCTGGTGCCATCCTGTTCGAGACCAGCAATATCATCCGCGGCGGCGAAACCAACTACATTCGTGCGACCGTCAGCCTGTACGTGTCGCTGTATAACATCTTTGTCAGCCTGCTGAGCATTCTTGGCTTCGCCAGCAGAGACTAA
- the fumA gene encoding class I fumarate hydratase FumA has protein sequence MSNKPFHYQEPFPLSKDDTEYYLLSPDYVSVSEFEGQEILKVDPQALTLLAQHAFHDASFMLRPAHQQQVADILSDPEASENDKYVALQFLRNSEIAAKGILPTCQDTGTAIITGKKGQRVWTGGGDEAALARGVYNTYIEDNLRYSQNAALDMYKEVNTGTNLPAQIDLYSVDGDEYKFLCIAKGGGSANKTYLYQETKALLTPGKLKDYLVEKMRTLGTAACPPYHIAFVIGGTSAESTLKTVKLASTKYYDGLPTEGNEHGQAFRDVQLEKALLEEAQNLGLGAQFGGKYFAHDIRVIRLPRHGASCPVGMGVSCSADRNIKAKINRHGIWLEKLEDNPGKYIPEALRKAGEGEAVRVDLNRPMSEILKQLSQYPVSTRLSLTGTIIVGRDIAHAKLKERMDKGEGLPQYIKDHPIYYAGPAKTPAGYASGSLGPTTAGRMDSYVDQLQSEGGSMIMLAKGNRSQQVTDACHKHGGFYLGSIGGPAAVLAQGSIKSLECVEYPELGMEAIWKIEVEDFPAFILVDDKGNDFFQQIQSSQCTRCVK, from the coding sequence ATGTCGAACAAACCCTTTCATTATCAGGAACCTTTCCCCCTTTCAAAGGATGACACCGAATACTATCTCCTCAGTCCCGATTATGTGTCCGTCTCCGAATTTGAAGGGCAGGAGATCCTCAAAGTAGACCCACAGGCGCTGACCCTGCTCGCGCAACACGCCTTCCACGATGCCTCGTTTATGCTGCGTCCGGCGCATCAGCAGCAGGTCGCTGATATCCTGAGTGATCCCGAAGCCAGCGAGAACGACAAATACGTCGCGCTGCAGTTCCTGCGTAACTCTGAAATCGCCGCAAAGGGCATTCTGCCGACCTGTCAGGACACCGGCACCGCCATCATCACTGGCAAAAAAGGCCAGCGCGTCTGGACCGGCGGCGGCGATGAAGCGGCGCTGGCCCGCGGGGTGTACAACACTTACATCGAAGACAACCTGCGTTACTCGCAGAACGCGGCGCTGGACATGTATAAAGAAGTCAACACCGGTACCAACCTGCCGGCGCAGATTGACCTCTACAGCGTTGACGGCGACGAGTACAAATTCCTCTGCATCGCCAAGGGTGGCGGTTCGGCCAACAAAACCTATCTGTATCAGGAAACCAAGGCGCTGCTGACGCCGGGGAAACTGAAAGACTATCTGGTCGAAAAGATGCGCACGCTGGGAACCGCGGCCTGCCCGCCGTACCATATTGCGTTTGTCATTGGCGGCACCTCGGCGGAATCCACGCTGAAAACCGTCAAACTGGCCTCAACCAAATACTATGACGGGCTGCCGACGGAAGGTAACGAGCACGGCCAGGCATTCCGTGACGTGCAGCTGGAAAAAGCGCTGCTGGAAGAGGCGCAGAACCTCGGTCTCGGCGCACAGTTTGGCGGTAAGTATTTCGCGCATGATATCCGCGTGATCCGTCTGCCGCGCCACGGTGCCTCCTGCCCGGTCGGTATGGGCGTTTCCTGCTCGGCAGACCGCAACATCAAGGCGAAGATCAACCGTCACGGCATCTGGCTGGAAAAACTGGAAGATAACCCGGGCAAATACATCCCGGAAGCGCTGCGTAAAGCGGGCGAGGGTGAAGCGGTGCGTGTGGATCTGAACCGCCCGATGAGCGAAATTCTCAAACAGCTGTCGCAGTACCCGGTATCCACGCGCCTGTCGCTGACCGGCACCATCATCGTCGGGCGCGATATCGCCCACGCGAAGCTGAAAGAGCGGATGGATAAAGGCGAAGGGCTGCCGCAGTACATCAAGGATCACCCGATCTACTACGCCGGCCCGGCCAAAACGCCGGCAGGGTATGCCTCCGGTTCGCTGGGACCAACCACCGCCGGGCGTATGGACTCCTACGTTGATCAGCTCCAGTCGGAAGGTGGCAGCATGATCATGCTCGCCAAAGGCAACCGCAGCCAGCAGGTGACGGACGCGTGTCATAAGCACGGCGGTTTCTACCTCGGCAGCATCGGTGGCCCGGCGGCGGTACTGGCACAGGGCAGCATCAAAAGTCTGGAGTGCGTGGAATACCCGGAACTGGGAATGGAAGCCATCTGGAAAATCGAAGTGGAAGATTTCCCGGCGTTTATTCTGGTGGATGATAAAGGCAACGACTTCTTCCAGCAGATCCAGTCATCGCAATGCACGCGATGCGTGAAGTAA
- the yccX gene encoding acylphosphatase encodes MANVCTRAWVHGIVQGVGFRYSTQREALKLGLTGYARNLDDGSVEVLACGEAQQVEALIDWLKAGGPRNARVDKVLTEPHQPARTWDNFDIRY; translated from the coding sequence ATGGCAAACGTCTGCACCCGCGCATGGGTTCACGGCATCGTTCAGGGTGTCGGGTTTCGCTACAGTACGCAACGCGAGGCGCTGAAGCTGGGGTTGACCGGGTATGCCCGCAATCTGGATGATGGCAGCGTCGAAGTGCTGGCCTGCGGCGAGGCGCAACAGGTGGAAGCCTTAATTGACTGGCTGAAAGCGGGAGGGCCGCGGAACGCGCGGGTCGATAAAGTGCTTACTGAACCACACCAACCCGCCAGAACGTGGGATAACTTCGATATCCGCTACTAA
- a CDS encoding ABC transporter substrate-binding protein yields MKSYKHNRITQILLTTGLLCVTSATFAATVPAGTELAAEQVLVRNNGSEPSSLDPHKVESDVEANIIKDMFEGLVSVNVDGQVEPRLAEKWEEQANTVWTFHLRPGVTWSDGTAITAQDIVWSWQRLVDPKTVSPYATYPANMHIVNAAEIAEGKKTPDTLGVKALNDTTLQVTLNQPNAAFLPMLAHQSMVPVDKILISRFGDKWTQPEHIVTSGPYKLSQWVVNERIVAQRNPRYWDDTHTVINTVTYLPIASETADVNRYKAGEIDITSTVPINQFASLKKTLGDQLNVTPQLATYYYQFNTTKPPFNDPRVRRALNMALDKDIIAQKVLGQGQRAAWVISQPDIGGVKLTNPDYASWPMEKRISEAQKLLAAAGFGKDHPLTFSLLYNTQESHQRIAIAACSMWKKNLGVEVKLQNQEWKTMLDNMHTGNFDVVRYAWIADYDDASTFLNNFRTGDSENTSRYSSPAFDEALINASKAEKVADRGKYYQQAENSLGQDVPAIPLYHYVRAHLVKPWVGGFNPDRLGYYYTKDMYIKKQ; encoded by the coding sequence ATGAAATCATATAAGCACAATCGCATTACGCAAATATTGCTGACTACAGGACTGCTGTGCGTGACATCGGCCACTTTTGCCGCCACGGTACCTGCCGGGACGGAACTGGCGGCAGAGCAGGTGCTGGTCAGGAACAACGGCAGCGAGCCGTCGTCGCTCGATCCGCATAAAGTTGAAAGTGATGTCGAAGCGAATATTATCAAGGATATGTTCGAAGGGCTGGTGTCGGTCAATGTTGATGGTCAGGTCGAACCGCGGCTGGCTGAAAAATGGGAGGAACAAGCCAATACCGTCTGGACATTCCATTTGCGCCCCGGCGTTACCTGGTCGGATGGCACAGCCATCACGGCGCAGGATATCGTCTGGAGCTGGCAACGTCTGGTTGATCCTAAAACCGTCTCTCCATATGCGACCTATCCGGCAAATATGCATATCGTTAATGCGGCTGAAATTGCCGAAGGCAAAAAAACGCCCGATACGCTGGGCGTGAAGGCGCTCAACGACACCACGCTTCAGGTGACGCTGAACCAGCCAAATGCCGCGTTTTTGCCGATGCTGGCTCACCAGTCAATGGTACCGGTCGATAAAATCCTCATTAGCCGCTTTGGCGACAAATGGACTCAGCCCGAGCATATCGTCACCAGCGGCCCCTATAAGCTCTCGCAATGGGTGGTGAACGAACGCATCGTGGCGCAGCGTAACCCCCGCTACTGGGATGATACGCATACAGTGATAAATACGGTCACTTACCTGCCAATCGCCTCGGAGACGGCGGATGTGAACCGCTACAAAGCGGGCGAGATTGATATTACATCAACGGTGCCAATCAACCAGTTTGCCTCGCTGAAGAAAACGCTGGGCGATCAGCTCAACGTGACGCCGCAGCTCGCAACGTATTATTACCAGTTCAATACCACGAAACCACCGTTTAACGACCCGCGCGTTCGCCGGGCGCTCAATATGGCGCTGGATAAAGACATCATTGCGCAAAAGGTGCTGGGGCAGGGGCAGCGCGCCGCCTGGGTTATCAGTCAGCCGGATATCGGCGGTGTAAAACTGACGAACCCGGACTATGCCAGCTGGCCGATGGAAAAACGCATCAGCGAAGCGCAAAAACTGCTGGCAGCGGCAGGGTTTGGCAAAGATCATCCATTGACCTTCAGCCTGCTGTATAACACCCAGGAGTCGCACCAGCGTATTGCCATCGCTGCCTGTTCGATGTGGAAAAAGAACCTTGGCGTGGAAGTGAAGCTACAAAATCAGGAATGGAAGACCATGCTCGACAACATGCACACCGGCAATTTTGACGTGGTGCGTTACGCCTGGATTGCGGACTATGACGACGCCTCGACCTTCCTGAACAACTTCCGTACCGGCGATAGCGAAAATACCAGCCGGTATAGCAGCCCGGCATTCGACGAGGCGCTCATCAATGCGTCGAAGGCGGAAAAGGTGGCTGACCGCGGTAAATACTATCAGCAGGCGGAAAACAGTCTGGGGCAGGATGTGCCGGCGATTCCCCTGTATCACTACGTCCGCGCCCATCTGGTCAAGCCGTGGGTGGGGGGATTTAACCCGGACCGGCTGGGGTACTACTACACCAAAGACATGTACATAAAAAAACAGTGA